In Pseudomonas deceptionensis, a single window of DNA contains:
- a CDS encoding (Fe-S)-binding protein has translation MSELFYNAVPNATRVAPPLPTPRQYPTHKPRKVYLFGTCVVDLFFPEAGMDAIHLIEREGIAVDYPQGQSCCGQPAYTSGYTDQARAVARSQLALFAEDYPVVVPSGSCAGMLREHYEDLFKDEPETLKKVHALAERTFELTEFLLFVCKVQFKDHGAPVKVALHTSCSARREMNTHLHGREMLAQLSNVERIDHSHESECCGFGGTFSVRMPDISGAMVADKTRSLIETGAHQVLTADCGCLMNINGSLEKQKEALRGQHLASFLWQRTGGEQ, from the coding sequence ATGAGCGAGCTTTTTTACAATGCCGTGCCTAATGCGACCCGCGTCGCCCCACCCCTGCCAACCCCGCGCCAATACCCCACGCACAAACCGCGCAAGGTTTATCTGTTTGGCACCTGCGTGGTCGACCTGTTCTTCCCCGAAGCCGGGATGGACGCCATTCACCTGATCGAGCGCGAAGGCATCGCAGTTGACTACCCCCAGGGCCAAAGCTGCTGCGGGCAACCGGCCTACACCTCGGGCTACACCGATCAGGCACGTGCAGTCGCCCGCTCACAATTGGCCCTGTTCGCAGAAGACTACCCGGTGGTCGTGCCGTCCGGCTCCTGCGCCGGCATGCTGCGCGAACACTACGAAGACTTGTTCAAAGACGAGCCCGAAACCTTGAAGAAGGTTCATGCCCTGGCCGAACGCACCTTTGAGCTCACCGAATTCTTGCTGTTTGTGTGCAAGGTCCAATTCAAGGACCACGGCGCCCCCGTAAAAGTCGCCCTGCACACCTCCTGCTCCGCACGCCGCGAGATGAACACCCACCTGCACGGCCGCGAAATGCTGGCACAACTAAGCAATGTGGAACGCATCGACCACAGCCACGAAAGTGAATGCTGCGGTTTTGGTGGGACATTCAGCGTACGCATGCCCGATATTTCCGGCGCCATGGTCGCCGACAAAACCCGCTCCTTGATTGAAACCGGCGCACACCAGGTGCTTACCGCCGACTGCGGCTGCCTGATGAATATCAACGGCTCGCTGGAAAAACAGAAAGAAGCCCTGCGCGGCCAGCATCTGGCCAGTTTCCTGTGGCAGCGCACCGGAGGTGAGCAATGA